One genomic window of Branchiostoma lanceolatum isolate klBraLanc5 chromosome 5, klBraLanc5.hap2, whole genome shotgun sequence includes the following:
- the LOC136435402 gene encoding serine/threonine-protein phosphatase 4 regulatory subunit 2-B-like isoform X1: MENGDSFLHALEDFEKRKEMTPELEQYLQHIAKTGETIYPWNRLKPVFLLKLEKVMQEFNEEAPKVDGPPTPNVENLSYEEMRERVVSIIESFTGPPFTMQRLCELVTDPKKHYKRSDKFLRGVEKNVLVVSTVHGGASRRLSAGGDKLVNGIASQDGAADGLSVAMPPPPCPAPHLTPIAAGASPLPPFPPPDHDHLETPSLGASPSVCNDISDTSPSSPAADHTGTNGGESHRQSGETTVDKGDDSLRNSTYTEQLEDRSRIADDIGGEDSAPSDSSTSEDSSESSLSDDTPTSAPDGNPTETGSSAETSFSTEPCQSTEPASSSAETMFPAETTEAAPSAEAAEPRDTTDSSAASSDVTTTPEDKGSETEPYTRPTRACTRSADVLEEEQDDSGSPRKIRRIEEPQPSDQSEQTTASHDQAAPNQPEPSSEQETPASQSEESSEEQKAEDVEEPMEQD; this comes from the exons ATGGAGAACGGGGACTCCTTCCTACATGCACTAGAAG ATTTTGAGAAAAGGAAGGAAATGACACCAGAACTGGAACAGTATCTGCAGCACATAGCCAAGACTGGAGAAACAAT ATACCCCTGGAACAGACTGAAGCCAGTGTTCCTCCTCAAGCTGGAGAAGGTCATGCAGGAGTTCAACGAGGAGGCGCCCAAGGTCGACGGACCGCCGACGCCCAACGTAGAAAATCTCTCGTACGAGGAGATGAGGGAGAGAGTCGTCAGCATCATCGAAAGTTTCACCGG TCCACCCTTCACAATGCAGAGATTGTGTGAACTTGTCACCGACCCCAAGAAGCATTACAAGAGAAGTGACAAGTTCCTGAGAGGTGTTGAAAAG AACGTGTTGGTTGTCAGTACAGTCCATGGAGGCGCAAG CAGACGTCTGTCAGCTGGCGGGGACAAACTGGTGAATGGCATCGCATCTCAAGATGGCGCAGCCGACGGCCT ATCTGTTGCCATGCCGCCGCCACCGTGCCCTGCCCCTCATCTCACTCCAATCGCTGCAGGTGCCTCCCCCCTTCCTCCCTTCCCTCCCCCTGACCACGATCACTTAGAAACGCCAAGTCTCGGGGCCTCTCCTTCCGTCTGTAACGACATCTCTGACACAAGTCCATCAAGTCCCGCTGCAGACCACACAGGGACGAACGGGGGAGAGTCACACCGCCAATCAGGGGAAACAACTGTAGATAAGGGGGACGACAGTTTACGAAACAGCACTTATACAGAACAGTTAGAAGACAGAAGTAGGATAGCGGACGATATCGGCGGGGAGGACAGTGCACCGTCAGATAGTTCCACTTCAGAAGATTCCTCGGAGAGCTCCCTGTCCGACGACACACCTACCTCAGCACCGGATGGCAATCCAACGGAAACGGGAAGCTCCGCAGAGACATCGTTCTCCACAGAACCATGTCAGTCCACAGAACCAGCATCCAGCTCTGCGGAGACGATGTTTCCCGCAGAAACTACAGAGGCGGCGCCGTCTGCGGAGGCGGCAGAACCCAGGGACACCACAGATTCATCCGCGGCCTCGTCAGACGTGACCACTACCCCTGAGGACAAGGGGAGTGAGACAGAACCGTACACAAGGCCAACTAGAGCGTGCACAAGGTCAGCTGATGTTCTAGAAGAGGAGCAAGATGATTCAG GATCCCCTCGTAAAATCAGAAGGATAGAAGAACCACAACCAAGCGACCAATCAGAGCAGACCACTGCATCACATGACCAAGCTGCCCCCAACCAACCAGAGCCCAGTAGTGAACAGGAAACCCctgccagccaatcagaggagaGTTCAGAAGAGCAGAAGGCAGAGGATGTGGAGGAGCCAATGGAGCAGGACTGA
- the LOC136435402 gene encoding serine/threonine-protein phosphatase 4 regulatory subunit 2-B-like isoform X2 has protein sequence MENGDSFLHALEDFEKRKEMTPELEQYLQHIAKTGETIYPWNRLKPVFLLKLEKVMQEFNEEAPKVDGPPTPNVENLSYEEMRERVVSIIESFTGPPFTMQRLCELVTDPKKHYKRSDKFLRGVEKNVLVVSTVHGGARRLSAGGDKLVNGIASQDGAADGLSVAMPPPPCPAPHLTPIAAGASPLPPFPPPDHDHLETPSLGASPSVCNDISDTSPSSPAADHTGTNGGESHRQSGETTVDKGDDSLRNSTYTEQLEDRSRIADDIGGEDSAPSDSSTSEDSSESSLSDDTPTSAPDGNPTETGSSAETSFSTEPCQSTEPASSSAETMFPAETTEAAPSAEAAEPRDTTDSSAASSDVTTTPEDKGSETEPYTRPTRACTRSADVLEEEQDDSGSPRKIRRIEEPQPSDQSEQTTASHDQAAPNQPEPSSEQETPASQSEESSEEQKAEDVEEPMEQD, from the exons ATGGAGAACGGGGACTCCTTCCTACATGCACTAGAAG ATTTTGAGAAAAGGAAGGAAATGACACCAGAACTGGAACAGTATCTGCAGCACATAGCCAAGACTGGAGAAACAAT ATACCCCTGGAACAGACTGAAGCCAGTGTTCCTCCTCAAGCTGGAGAAGGTCATGCAGGAGTTCAACGAGGAGGCGCCCAAGGTCGACGGACCGCCGACGCCCAACGTAGAAAATCTCTCGTACGAGGAGATGAGGGAGAGAGTCGTCAGCATCATCGAAAGTTTCACCGG TCCACCCTTCACAATGCAGAGATTGTGTGAACTTGTCACCGACCCCAAGAAGCATTACAAGAGAAGTGACAAGTTCCTGAGAGGTGTTGAAAAG AACGTGTTGGTTGTCAGTACAGTCCATGGAGGCGCAAG ACGTCTGTCAGCTGGCGGGGACAAACTGGTGAATGGCATCGCATCTCAAGATGGCGCAGCCGACGGCCT ATCTGTTGCCATGCCGCCGCCACCGTGCCCTGCCCCTCATCTCACTCCAATCGCTGCAGGTGCCTCCCCCCTTCCTCCCTTCCCTCCCCCTGACCACGATCACTTAGAAACGCCAAGTCTCGGGGCCTCTCCTTCCGTCTGTAACGACATCTCTGACACAAGTCCATCAAGTCCCGCTGCAGACCACACAGGGACGAACGGGGGAGAGTCACACCGCCAATCAGGGGAAACAACTGTAGATAAGGGGGACGACAGTTTACGAAACAGCACTTATACAGAACAGTTAGAAGACAGAAGTAGGATAGCGGACGATATCGGCGGGGAGGACAGTGCACCGTCAGATAGTTCCACTTCAGAAGATTCCTCGGAGAGCTCCCTGTCCGACGACACACCTACCTCAGCACCGGATGGCAATCCAACGGAAACGGGAAGCTCCGCAGAGACATCGTTCTCCACAGAACCATGTCAGTCCACAGAACCAGCATCCAGCTCTGCGGAGACGATGTTTCCCGCAGAAACTACAGAGGCGGCGCCGTCTGCGGAGGCGGCAGAACCCAGGGACACCACAGATTCATCCGCGGCCTCGTCAGACGTGACCACTACCCCTGAGGACAAGGGGAGTGAGACAGAACCGTACACAAGGCCAACTAGAGCGTGCACAAGGTCAGCTGATGTTCTAGAAGAGGAGCAAGATGATTCAG GATCCCCTCGTAAAATCAGAAGGATAGAAGAACCACAACCAAGCGACCAATCAGAGCAGACCACTGCATCACATGACCAAGCTGCCCCCAACCAACCAGAGCCCAGTAGTGAACAGGAAACCCctgccagccaatcagaggagaGTTCAGAAGAGCAGAAGGCAGAGGATGTGGAGGAGCCAATGGAGCAGGACTGA
- the LOC136435401 gene encoding UDP-glucuronosyltransferase 2B33-like yields MPTGLHLFLAVAAILSQLVQAADILVATVTYTSAWMDVAKIAEVLASRGHVVTVVVPASQKSDLMRKWPTLQYETFGDPEKPPPFKEFVKTVPEQMAFSSNSTGTLGLLKLLNIFRSALLDLNEEILSDKQLLTKLNNSHYDVVLTYAGLSCGPLVAQYLDLPLVCTMRSMPTGQDVRATGVPNPLAYVPTASSGLSDRMTFLQRVKNVLVYFAFSTIGQLIVDKSYDDLAKRTIGDDFTISAALARTDVWLYQSDLMFDFPKPMMPNMVSIAGHVAEDVKALSEEMEKFVQSSGDNGVVLVTFGSMVAAMPAVTADMLAAAFARLPQKVVWRYAGTPPPSLGSNTKTMEWVPQNDLLAHPKTKAFVSHCGYNGVAEAMYHGVPLVGMPLVTDAHDNIARMVARGMAVSLDIHSVTSEEVYQAITSVISDPRYKEKADQVSTHLRDQPQSPMERAVWWIEHVIKHGGLPHLRSRAIELPFYQYYLLDVIALLVAVISAILLSCWKCCSFAYGMCKKGNTNTKKKTN; encoded by the exons ATGCCGACTGGTTTGCACTTGTTCCTGGCGgttgccgccatcttgtctcAACTTGTCCAAGCTGCCGACATCCTCGTTGCGACAGTGACGTACACCAGCGCCTGGATGGACGTGGCGAAGATTGCCGAAGTCTTGGCCTCCCGAGGACATGTCGTCACTGTGGTGGTTCCTGCTAGTCAGAAGAGCGACCTGATGCGGAAATGGCCGACCTTGCAGTACGAAACATTTGGAGATCCCGAAAAACCACCACCGTTTAAGGAATTCGTAAAGACTGTGCCTGAGCAAATG GCATTTTCTTCGAATTCAACTGGAACATTAGGCCTCCTGAAACTTCTCAATATCTTCCGTTCTGCCTTGCTGGACCTTAACGAAGAGATTTTGAGTGACAAGCAACTTCTGACGAAACTGAACAACAGCCACTATGACGTAGTCCTGACGTATGCTGGTTTGTCTTGCGGGCCCCTCGTGGCGCAGTACTTGGACCTGCCGCTAGTCTGCACAATGAGGTCTATGCCTACGGGACAAG ACGTTCGTGCCACTGGTGTGCCCAATCCTCTTGCTTACGTGCCAACAGCGTCATCAGGGTTGTCTGATCGCATGACATTTCTACAGAGAGTTAAGAACGTGTTGGTTTACTTCGCATTTTCTACTATTGGACAGCTGATCGTCGATAAGAGTTACGACGATCTTGCGAAAAG AACCATTGGGGACGATTTTACCATATCTGCTGCCCTTGCAAGAACCGACGTGTGGCTCTACCAATCAGATCTCATGTTCGACTTCCCAAAACCCATGATGCCAAATATGGTCAGCATAGCAGGGCACGTGGCTGAGGACGTCAAGGCGCTAAGTGAG GAGATGGAGAAGTTTGTGCAGAGTTCTGGAGATAACGGTGTTGTACTTGTAACGTTCGGCTCCATGGTAGCGGCTATGCCCGCAGTGACAGCTGACATGCTGGCCGCTGCTTTTGCCCGTCTGCCGCAGAAGGTCGTGTGGCGCTACGCTGGGACGCCACCTCCAAGTCTGGGGTCCAACACCAAGACCATGGAGTGGGTGCCTCAAAACGACTTACTAG CTCATCCAAAGACAAAGGCGTTTGTCTCACATTGTGGTTACAACGGAGTAGCAGAGGCCATGTACCATGGGGTGCCCCTGGTCGGCATGCCGCTGGTGACCGATGCTCATGACAACATCGCCCGGATGGTGGCCCGTGGGATGGCGGTGTCACTGGACATTCACAGTGTGACGTCAGAGGAGGTTTACCAGGCTATCACGTCTGTTATTTCGGATCCTAG GTACAAGGAGAAAGCGGACCAAGTCTCCACGCATCTTCGTGACCAACCACAGTCGCCCATGGAGCGGGCAGTATGGTggatagaacacgtcatcaaacatggcggcctcccCCATCTCAGGTCGAGGGCGATCGAACTTCCGTTCTACCAGTACTACTTGTTAGACGTTATTGCCCTGCTTGTTGCAGTTATATCTGCTATATTATTGTCTTGTTGGAAGTGTTGTTCGTTTGCATATGGCATGTGCAAGAAGGGAAACACCAAcaccaaaaagaaaaccaaCTGA
- the LOC136434405 gene encoding discoidin, CUB and LCCL domain-containing protein 2-like: MIRFICVLPLLLFLGAMGQTCGGTLNKDSPTRNFTSPNYPGPIPARTTCEWIIEAPMGQIQLQFEVFTFAPSTFGCTDFNSYVSMNDGSSTSAPSLGQYCGDENGIYAPPAVVMSSSGSLLVRFYSGGFGLTSGQGFIATFSFPDHADCTDVVCQNGGTCTDTPNGYNCSCAAGFTGLQCEIVDVDYCASSPCANGGTCVDGTAGFRCLCTSEYVGTRCQVLKSSCLLPLGMANGNIEDSQISASSETPLYEASKGRLNGPRAWQPNIVNTNQWLQVNFNNRTIITGIQTQGLWGGHVKSYRLLYGDTEDDFSAYQETGSNSGKVFSANSDGPTVVGNDLEHAVTTSIIRVNPQDYTTAFIRLRIELLGCEEPAPPVPTQPTTTAPSTTAIPTTHATTTEDVSTVAQTTSTTSTPDRSTTQPTVATTSTTMQTTLLPSTRSGTTEMPTTSLSQTTADLTTAMSSTPLAVSTTITTPSETSETPSFTTLEISTAITTPESTTPMTETPGTTSVPTLKTSANMPEVETTEETTAPHTTTAATTATATTPMAETQGTTSVPTLKTSANMPEVETTEETTAPHTTTTATSATATTPMAKTSEIAKRTTHVATTKSTTKSMVETSAKVTTMKTSTPLPVKTTKSELKKTTESNSKCTTGAKDGGKAEQSGDSGGGGNTAVFAAAGAAGGVVVLVGVGVTVFICRRRGRNSEACGVPMERLGESNIDPKPNNIDAEVAIGNPLYGAMNDPNKLGLAVNDSCA, translated from the exons ATGATACGTTTCATATGTGTATTACCTTTATTATTATTTCTAGGCGCGATGGGACAAACCTGTGGAGGAACTCTGAACAAAGACAGCCCGACAAGAAACTTCACATCACCCAACTACCCCGGCCCGATCCCAGCGCGGACAACCTGCGAGTGGATCATCGAAGCACCTATGGGACAAATTCAGCTGCAGTTTGAGGTCTTCACGTTTGCACCATCAACATTTGGGTGTACTGACTTTAACTCATACGTGTCAATGAATGACGGTTCATCTACATCAGCCCCGTCACTAGGACAGTACTGTGGAGATGAGAATGGTATCTACGCGCCACCAGCCGTGGTGATGTCATCGTCAGGGTCTCTGTTGGTACGGTTTTATTCGGGAGGTTTTGGTCTTACATCTGGACAAGGCTTCATTGCAACGTTTTCTTTCCCAG ATCATGCAGACTGTACTGACGTTGTGTGCCAGAACGGAGGGACGTGTACAGACACACCGAATGGATACAACTGCTCTTGTGCCGCTGGATTCACTGGTTTGCAGTGTGAAATAG TTGACGTCGACTACTGTGCATCATCGCCTTGTGCCAACGGAGGGACATGTGTGGATGGGACGGCCGGTTTCCGCTGTCTGTGTACGTCAGAGTATGTCGGGACACGATGTCAAG TGTTGAAATCGTCATGCTTGCTGCCACTCGGGATGGCAAATGGCAACATTGAGGACAGCCAGATCTCGGCATCATCAGAGACACCGCTATACGAGGCTTCCAAAGGCCGACTGAACGGTCCACGTGCCTGGCAACCAAACATCGTCAACACTAACCAGTGGTTACAGGTCAACTTTAACAACAGAACCATCATCACCGGGATCCAGACACAGGGTTTGTGGGGAGGGCATGTCAAGAGCTACAGGCTTCTCTACGGAGATACAGAGGACGACTTCTCAGCATACCAAGAGACTGGATCAAACAGTGGCAAG GTATTCAGTGCAAATTCGGACGGTCCTACTGTGGTTGGTAATGACCTCGAGCACGCAGTCACCACTTCCATTATACGAGTGAACCCCCAGGACTACACGACTGCTTTCATACGGCTCCGAATAGAGTTGTTAGGATGTGAAG AACCAGCTCCCCCAGTGCCAACCCAACCAACAACCACGGCACCTAGTACTACAGCCATCCCTACAACCCATGCAACAACAACGGAAGACGTGTCAACGGTTGCTCAAACTacatcaacaacatcaacaccCGATAGGTCAACTACACAGCCTACAGTtgcaacaacatcaacaacaatgcAAACAACTCTCCTCCCATCTACACGATCTGGAACAACTGAAATGCCTACAACCAGTCTCAGTCAGACTACAGCCGATTTGACAACAGCCATGTCATCAACTCCTCTCGCTGTCTCAACGACAATAACAACTCCGAGTGAAACGTCAGAAACGCCGTCATTTACGACATTGGAAATATCTACAGCGATAACTACACCAGAATCAACGACGCCTATGACTGAAACGCCAGGAACAACATCGGTACCAACTCTAAAAACATCTGCAAATATGCCTGAAGTAGAAACAACAGaggaaacaacagcaccacaCACAACAACTGCTGCAACTACAGCAACAGCAACGACGCCTATGGCTGAAACGCAAGGAACAACATCGGTACCAACTCTAAAAACATCTGCAAATATGCCTGAAGTAGAAACAACAGaggaaacaacagcaccacaCACAACAACTACTGCAACTTCAGCAACAGCAACGACGCCTATGGCAAAAACGTCGGAGATAGCCAAAAGAACAACACATGTGGCAAcgacaaaatcaacaacaaaatcaatggTGGAAACGTCTGCGAAAGTAACAACGATGAAGACCAGCACACCACTTCCAGTTAAAACAACGAAATCCGAACTTAAGAAGACGACGGAAAGTAACTCCAAGTGCACCACAGGGGCTAAGGATGGTGGCAAGGCGGAACAGTCTGGCGACAGTGGAGGAGGAGGTAACACCGCGGTGTTCGCTGCTGCAGGGGCCGCAGGGGGTGTAGTGGTCCTGGTCGGAGTGGGGGTCACTGTCTTCATCTGCAGACGACGCGGAAG GAATTCGGAGGCTTGTGGGGTACCGATGGAACGTCTTGGCGAGAGCAACATTGATCCTAAACC AAACAATATCGATGCTGAGGTGGCGATAGGAAACCCCCTCTATGGAGC AATGAACGATCCCAATAAACTTGGCCTCGCCGTGAATGACAGCTGTGCTTGA